Proteins from a genomic interval of Methanofollis formosanus:
- a CDS encoding iron-containing alcohol dehydrogenase has product MTSTFLNPPVALMGAGAVKDIGTWAKMLGAKKAFIVCGIGKHGKALAEDVGALLKDSGVDFVIYAGAEPNPTDNAVHKGAEMYKKEGCDMIVAAGGGSPMDCAKGIGIIATNGGQIYDYEGAGQVGKPLPPLIAVNTTAGTASEMTNFAVITDTRRHVKMALVDWKMTPKVAINDPELMVSMPPALTAATGMDALTHAVEAYVSTIATPTTDAAALMAIRLIGKWLRPAVANGSDIKARDMMAHAEYLAGIAFNNASLGYVHAMAHQLGGFYNLPHGVCNAILLPHVEKFNLIAAPERFVDIAKALGENVEGLSTIEAANKAIDAIRRLSADIGIPPGVKSLGAKEEDIPTLAENAMKDICNLTNPRVATKEEVIEIYKEAM; this is encoded by the coding sequence ATGACATCCACCTTTCTGAACCCGCCGGTCGCCCTCATGGGTGCCGGAGCGGTGAAAGATATCGGGACCTGGGCCAAGATGCTCGGGGCAAAGAAGGCATTCATTGTCTGCGGCATCGGGAAACACGGGAAGGCGCTCGCTGAGGACGTCGGCGCCCTCCTCAAGGACTCGGGCGTCGACTTCGTGATCTACGCCGGCGCCGAGCCCAACCCGACCGACAACGCCGTCCACAAGGGCGCCGAGATGTACAAGAAAGAGGGCTGCGACATGATCGTCGCCGCCGGCGGCGGGTCCCCGATGGACTGTGCCAAGGGCATCGGGATCATTGCCACCAACGGCGGACAGATCTACGACTACGAAGGTGCAGGCCAGGTCGGAAAACCCCTGCCGCCGCTCATCGCCGTCAACACCACTGCGGGTACCGCATCCGAGATGACCAACTTCGCCGTCATCACCGACACCCGTCGGCACGTCAAGATGGCCCTCGTCGACTGGAAGATGACGCCAAAGGTCGCGATCAACGACCCCGAACTGATGGTCAGCATGCCGCCGGCACTCACCGCCGCCACCGGTATGGACGCCCTCACCCACGCTGTCGAGGCCTACGTCTCCACCATCGCCACGCCGACCACCGACGCCGCCGCCCTGATGGCCATCCGCCTCATCGGCAAATGGCTCCGCCCGGCCGTCGCCAACGGCAGCGACATCAAGGCCCGCGACATGATGGCCCACGCCGAGTACCTCGCCGGCATCGCCTTCAACAACGCCAGCCTCGGCTACGTCCACGCCATGGCCCACCAGCTCGGCGGGTTCTACAACCTGCCGCACGGCGTCTGCAACGCTATCCTCCTGCCGCACGTCGAGAAGTTCAACCTCATCGCCGCACCCGAACGTTTCGTCGACATCGCGAAGGCACTCGGTGAGAACGTCGAAGGACTCTCCACCATCGAGGCCGCAAACAAAGCTATCGACGCCATCAGAAGGCTTTCGGCCGACATTGGGATCCCGCCGGGTGTCAAGTCGCTCGGCGCCAAGGAGGAGGACATCCCGACCCTGGCCGAGAACGCCATGAAGGACATCTGCAACCTCACCAACCCGCGTGTCGCGACGAAGGAAGAGGTCATAGAGATTTACAAAGAGGCGATGTGA
- the npdG gene encoding NADPH-dependent F420 reductase, with amino-acid sequence MKVGIIGGTGGIGQGMALRLSQTHTVYIGSRIEEKAQAACELCGYALKVLGLPFDLLPTTNQGVVDESEIVVFSIPAENLERTIEGLTGLEGKIVISLMNPMIRTDFFKYNPPEDGSAALKLQKLLPESKVVAAFNNIPAGKWQQLSEPLDYSVCVCSDFDDAKERVMELVNSISELKALDAGPLAVSPYIEAITPLVINIARFSKMRDVGVYFK; translated from the coding sequence ATGAAAGTAGGCATTATTGGAGGGACCGGGGGGATCGGACAGGGTATGGCACTGCGGCTCTCGCAGACCCACACCGTCTATATCGGATCGCGCATCGAAGAGAAGGCCCAGGCCGCCTGCGAGCTCTGCGGTTACGCCCTGAAGGTGTTGGGCCTCCCCTTCGACCTGCTCCCGACGACCAACCAGGGGGTCGTGGACGAATCGGAGATCGTCGTCTTCTCGATCCCGGCCGAAAATCTGGAGAGGACGATCGAGGGGCTCACCGGACTGGAGGGCAAGATCGTCATCAGCCTGATGAACCCGATGATCAGGACCGACTTCTTCAAGTACAACCCGCCCGAGGACGGTTCGGCCGCCCTGAAACTTCAGAAACTCCTGCCTGAATCGAAAGTCGTCGCCGCCTTCAACAACATCCCGGCCGGCAAGTGGCAGCAGCTCTCCGAACCCCTCGACTACTCGGTCTGTGTCTGTTCGGACTTCGACGACGCCAAGGAACGGGTCATGGAACTGGTCAACTCGATCTCAGAACTCAAAGCCCTGGACGCCGGGCCTCTTGCAGTCTCGCCGTACATCGAGGCCATCACCCCGCTTGTCATCAACATCGCACGGTTCAGCAAGATGCGGGACGTCGGAGTCTATTTCAAGTAG